The following are encoded in a window of Pieris napi chromosome 23, ilPieNapi1.2, whole genome shotgun sequence genomic DNA:
- the LOC125061422 gene encoding uncharacterized protein LOC125061422, whose amino-acid sequence MAFSIRNIISNIPYFKKPGEREDAYKKKRRNTYVLEKSSFEHLEADSTSMQYTSLELPESVKKFTSKKTSLSDTDILTLSDAPLRHRRRKCKKLKLDIKKASQSMNQLDFNVENTPKHVLLESLTSETFSERFKGFDFNKSFDINDISDIDSSIEEEELMSDHSNSNSKSPVRMCRKMCLELPSSDESRPVPSTSPESFADVEFDKNEEQRMELLLNYQMKLEKLDCFLKKMFNEFQFHIEVSKIFQSKSVVTALPGTDLSNIPKKVGDIMLNNLDLKNIDPSGSWNIIMEKEDYQAKTKVKKQLLSIKSSIDNFINSYLHNHRENKYMIKKREPQMRINPKKKQKYYDFPDLRDAMINLFSFEESLESSFDDSKCLCKCHSSQTDSGVTIKSPEHSTSISSSIGNFTLDTSKLTAYSESLDQVLSYNSFQDSLHSMFLQKATIERITFYIQVHSIQLHCESNFETKNMVLFYCPSCKTNNADENDLLKHILSQSHCEKIHFLYKTAYIKKCVAAGKEIQPSTVLNPMKMYRDDNKIVCFGDALYACSLCFENLIMGESVLMAHCSDPEHVERKEKLHEIID is encoded by the coding sequence ATGGCGTTCtcaataagaaatattatttcaaacatACCATACTTTAAAAAGCCAGGAGAACGCGAAGATGCATATAAAAAGAAACGTCGTAACACGTACGTGTTGGAAAAATCAAGTTTTGAACATTTAGAAGCTGATTCAACTTCAATGCAGTATACAAGCTTAGAATTGCCGGAATCTGTAAAAAAGTTTACATCAAAAAAAACCTCCTTGTCCGATACGGATATCCTTACTTTATCTGATGCACCACTTCGTCACAGACGCCGTAAATGCAAAAAACTTAagttagatataaaaaaagccAGCCAATCTATGAACCAGCTTGATTTTAACGTAGAAAACACACCAAAACATGTTCTATTGGAAAGCCTAACATCAGAAACATTCAGTGAAAGGTTTAAGggttttgattttaataaatcatttgaCATCAATGATATTTCTGACATTGATTCTTCCATTGAAGAGGAGGAACTTATGTCGGATCATTCTAATAGCAATTCAAAATCGCCAGTTAGAATGTGCAGGAAAATGTGCTTAGAACTCCCTTCAAGTGATGAGAGTAGACCTGTACCATCAACTTCACCTGAATCATTTGCAGATGTTGAGTTTGATAAAAATGAAGAGCAACGTATGGAGCTTCTACTGAATTATCAAATGAAGTTAGAGAAACTTGATtgcttcttaaaaaaaatgtttaatgagTTCCAGTTTCATATTGAAGTGTCTAAAATTTTTCAGTCCAAGTCTGTAGTAACAGCTCTTCCTGGAACAGATTTATCCAAcatacctaaaaaggttggaGACATTATGTTGAACAATTTGGATTTGAAAAACATTGATCCATCAGGAAGTTGGAATATAATTATGGAGAAGGAAGATTATCAAGctaaaacaaaagttaaaaaacaGTTGCTTTCTATTAAATCTTCTATAGACAACTTTATCAATAGTTATTTACATAATCATagagaaaacaaatatatgattaaaaaaagggAGCCACAAATGCGCATTAACCCTAAAAAGaagcaaaaatattatgatttccCAGATCTAAGAGATGCcatgataaatttattttcatttgaaGAAAGTTTAGAAAGCAGTTTTGATGACTCCAAGTGTCTTTGCAAATGTCATAGCTCCCAAACTGATTCCGGAGTAACAATTAAGTCTCCAGAGCACTCAACTTCGATTTCATCTTCGATTGGCAACTTTACTCTTGATACATCAAAGTTAACAGCTTATTCTGAATCTCTAGACCAGGTTTTGAGTTATAACAGCTTCCAAGACTCCTTGCATAGTATGTTTCTTCAAAAAGCTACTATTGAACGCATAACATTCTATATACAAGTGCATAGCATTCAATTACATTGTGAGTCtaattttgaaacaaaaaatatggtGCTATTCTATTGTCCTTCATGTAAAACAAACAATGCTGATGAAAATGATCttttgaaacatattttgagTCAGTCACACTgtgaaaaaatacattttctttacaaaaCAGCTTATATTAAGAAGTGTGTGGCGGCTGGGAAAGAAATACAGCCTAGTACAGTTTTGAATCCAATGAAAATGTACAGAgatgataataaaattgtctGTTTTGGTGATGCACTGTATGCATGTTCATTGTGCTTTGAGAATCTGATTATGGGTGAATCAGTCTTGATGGCTCATTGTTCTGATCCTGAACATGTGGAACGTAAAGAGAAATTACATGAAATAATTGATTAA
- the LOC125061426 gene encoding S-phase kinase-associated protein 2 isoform X2 — MKRMRLENSARKSWSLMDRRTDTEVLQEMGVSLLEQDDSEIQCETTTKSLKRKHDIENVNPNVNYVASPKSCNTKYAKTKFSPCPGTSKISPRSCEKAPLQEILETSFTDEYLIEEETPLNQIGADCYTKGGYSVTSTGGRKLNTTLIGVEEEAILSRRSREEPQGEDSFRSLSDEVILSVFKWLPKRTLAHCMMVCKRWYRVACDETLWQRLDLGNKTLSKNSIGRILSRKPVILRLSSSEIGTWQPETVTPSRLQYLDLSMCSIDCGTLECLLEHCPALRKLSVENLNLSRRALGLIGKCNYMETLNLAMSQGIDQDGLRDILKGCINLQSLNISWCNLAESTLQELVETLPQKLLRLNISGARKMTDEMVSALVTRCPRLLELDLSDCSSLGKDALTALLPLSRLEHLALSRCYLLPPHALTKLSSMSSLQYLEVWGMLPSTSLNVLKTTLPAIQVNKFMFSAIARPTIGTKRTSIWGLRTRD; from the exons at GAAACGAATGCGTTTAGAAAACTCGGCGCGAAAGAGCTGGAGCCTGATGGACCGTAGGACGGACACAGAA GTTCTGCAAGAAATGGGTGTCAGTTTATTAGAACAAGATGATAGTGAAATACAATGTGAAACTACT actaAGAGTCTAAAGAGAAAACATGACATAGAGAATGTGAATCCAAATGTTAACTATGTGGCATCACCAAAGAGTTGTAACACTAAATATGCTAAGACAAAATTTAGTCCCTGTCCTGGtacttcgaaaattagcccaAGGAGTTGTGAAAAAG CTCCTCTCCAAGAGATCCTAGAAACATCATTCACAGATGAATATCTCATTGAAGAGGAGACCCCATTAAATCAAATAGGGGCAGACTGTTATACTAAAGGAGGCTACAGTGTCACCAGTACTGGAGGACGAAAGCTTAACACTACAT TAATAGGTGTAGAAGAAGAAGCGATATTATCCCGTCGATCACGAGAGGAGCCCCAAGGAGAAGATTCCTTTCGTTCGTTATCAGATGAAGTAATACTTAGTGTATTTAAATGGCTTCCCAAACGGACACTCGCTCACTGTATGATGGTTTGCAAACG ATGGTATAGAGTGGCGTGCGATGAAACACTATGGCAAAGACTGGACCTAGGAAATAAGACATTATCTAAGAACTCCATCGGCAGGATATTGAGTCGAAAACCTGTTATATTAAGACTCTCTAGCTCTGag ATCGGTACATGGCAACCAGAAACAGTGACCCCATCCCGACTTCAGTATTTAGATCTAAGCATGTGTTCAATAGACTGTGGTACACTCGAATGTTTGTTGGAACACTGTCCGGCGTTACGGAAGCTCAGTGTTGAAAACTTGAATTTAAGTAGACGGGCCTTGGGTTTAATAG gtAAATGTAATTATATGGAAACGTTAAATTTAGCGATGTCTCAAGGAATAGATCAGGACGGTCTTAGAGATATACTCAAAGGATGTATTAA tttacaGTCGCTGAACATATCGTGGTGTAATTTAGCAGAGAGTACTCTCCAGGAACTAGTTGAGACGCTCCCGCAGAAGCTTCTGAGGCTTAATATCAGCGGTGCTAGGAAAATGACCGATGAAA TGGTATCAGCTTTAGTGACACGATGTCCCCGTCTACTCGAATTGGATCTGTCGGACTGTTCTTCACTGGGAAAGGACGCGCTGACCGCACTACTTCCGCTGTCGAGGCTTGAGCATTTAGCACTTAGCCGATGTTACTTATTACCACCGCATGCGCTCAC TAAGCTGAGCAGTATGTCGTCCCTGCAGTACTTGGAGGTATGGGGCATGTTGCCCTCAACATCTCTTAACGTGCTCAAGACCACTCTTCCAGCTATACAAGTCAACAAATTTATGTTcag CGCAATAGCACGACCCACAATTGGTACGAAACGTACATCTATATGGGGACTTCGTACCAGAGACTGA
- the LOC125061440 gene encoding partner of xrn-2 protein 1-like, which produces MKPSIDIDSLRSEHESDEQWQVRRSFMLEHKDNFDEDELVTLAQLYTNIEFLGCRYPVETMKRIAKLAEKVSAKYKESRKNKLKRTFVEASDAAEQKAKRTFKQ; this is translated from the exons ATGAAACCTTCTATTGATATAGACTCACTTCGCAGTGAGCATGAATCAGACGAACAATGGCAGGTTCGTCGTAGCTTTATGCTGGAACACAAGGACAATTTTGATGAGGATGAATTGGTGACTCTGGCACAATTGTATACAAATATTGAGTTCCTAGGGTGCAG ATACCCAGTAGAAACAATGAAGCGAATTGCCAAATTAGCAGAGAAAGTATCAGCTAAGTACAAGGAGAGTAGGAAAAACAAACTCAAACGGACCTTTGTGGAAGCCAGTGATGCAGCAGAACAAAAGGCCAAACGgacatttaaacaataa
- the LOC125061426 gene encoding S-phase kinase-associated protein 2 isoform X1, with product MNASAVDEDCQTLSPTQEILSPRKRMRLENSARKSWSLMDRRTDTEVLQEMGVSLLEQDDSEIQCETTTKSLKRKHDIENVNPNVNYVASPKSCNTKYAKTKFSPCPGTSKISPRSCEKAPLQEILETSFTDEYLIEEETPLNQIGADCYTKGGYSVTSTGGRKLNTTLIGVEEEAILSRRSREEPQGEDSFRSLSDEVILSVFKWLPKRTLAHCMMVCKRWYRVACDETLWQRLDLGNKTLSKNSIGRILSRKPVILRLSSSEIGTWQPETVTPSRLQYLDLSMCSIDCGTLECLLEHCPALRKLSVENLNLSRRALGLIGKCNYMETLNLAMSQGIDQDGLRDILKGCINLQSLNISWCNLAESTLQELVETLPQKLLRLNISGARKMTDEMVSALVTRCPRLLELDLSDCSSLGKDALTALLPLSRLEHLALSRCYLLPPHALTKLSSMSSLQYLEVWGMLPSTSLNVLKTTLPAIQVNKFMFSAIARPTIGTKRTSIWGLRTRD from the exons atgaatGCCAGTGCTGTTGATGAAGATTGCCAAACGTTATCTCCTACTCAAGAAATTCTTAGCCCACG GAAACGAATGCGTTTAGAAAACTCGGCGCGAAAGAGCTGGAGCCTGATGGACCGTAGGACGGACACAGAA GTTCTGCAAGAAATGGGTGTCAGTTTATTAGAACAAGATGATAGTGAAATACAATGTGAAACTACT actaAGAGTCTAAAGAGAAAACATGACATAGAGAATGTGAATCCAAATGTTAACTATGTGGCATCACCAAAGAGTTGTAACACTAAATATGCTAAGACAAAATTTAGTCCCTGTCCTGGtacttcgaaaattagcccaAGGAGTTGTGAAAAAG CTCCTCTCCAAGAGATCCTAGAAACATCATTCACAGATGAATATCTCATTGAAGAGGAGACCCCATTAAATCAAATAGGGGCAGACTGTTATACTAAAGGAGGCTACAGTGTCACCAGTACTGGAGGACGAAAGCTTAACACTACAT TAATAGGTGTAGAAGAAGAAGCGATATTATCCCGTCGATCACGAGAGGAGCCCCAAGGAGAAGATTCCTTTCGTTCGTTATCAGATGAAGTAATACTTAGTGTATTTAAATGGCTTCCCAAACGGACACTCGCTCACTGTATGATGGTTTGCAAACG ATGGTATAGAGTGGCGTGCGATGAAACACTATGGCAAAGACTGGACCTAGGAAATAAGACATTATCTAAGAACTCCATCGGCAGGATATTGAGTCGAAAACCTGTTATATTAAGACTCTCTAGCTCTGag ATCGGTACATGGCAACCAGAAACAGTGACCCCATCCCGACTTCAGTATTTAGATCTAAGCATGTGTTCAATAGACTGTGGTACACTCGAATGTTTGTTGGAACACTGTCCGGCGTTACGGAAGCTCAGTGTTGAAAACTTGAATTTAAGTAGACGGGCCTTGGGTTTAATAG gtAAATGTAATTATATGGAAACGTTAAATTTAGCGATGTCTCAAGGAATAGATCAGGACGGTCTTAGAGATATACTCAAAGGATGTATTAA tttacaGTCGCTGAACATATCGTGGTGTAATTTAGCAGAGAGTACTCTCCAGGAACTAGTTGAGACGCTCCCGCAGAAGCTTCTGAGGCTTAATATCAGCGGTGCTAGGAAAATGACCGATGAAA TGGTATCAGCTTTAGTGACACGATGTCCCCGTCTACTCGAATTGGATCTGTCGGACTGTTCTTCACTGGGAAAGGACGCGCTGACCGCACTACTTCCGCTGTCGAGGCTTGAGCATTTAGCACTTAGCCGATGTTACTTATTACCACCGCATGCGCTCAC TAAGCTGAGCAGTATGTCGTCCCTGCAGTACTTGGAGGTATGGGGCATGTTGCCCTCAACATCTCTTAACGTGCTCAAGACCACTCTTCCAGCTATACAAGTCAACAAATTTATGTTcag CGCAATAGCACGACCCACAATTGGTACGAAACGTACATCTATATGGGGACTTCGTACCAGAGACTGA